A genomic region of Sarcophilus harrisii chromosome 6, mSarHar1.11, whole genome shotgun sequence contains the following coding sequences:
- the LOC100917715 gene encoding olfactory receptor 10AG1-like produces MEGTNMTLVLQFILLGFSDLPNLQGFLFGIFLLLYLGILLGNGLIIIITKIDPSLQTPMYYFLGNFSFLEICYASVTVPRMLTDLWTHNGNISLWACATQLCLFLILGVTECFLLAVMAYDRYVAICKPLYYFLIMKHHVCVGLVIGSWILGIPVVIGQTYQIFSMPFCGSRKLNHIFCDIYPVLQVACGDTSMNEFSVYADIVLFASIPFILILNSYIRIIITIMKLPSATGRSKAFSTCSSHLIVVSLFFVTAVMAHLQIKTTHSAATDRILSLLYTTMTPLFNPIIYSLRNKDVIVALRKLLPI; encoded by the coding sequence ATGGAAGGAACAAATATGACTCTTGTGCTACAGTTTATTCTCCTCGGATTTTCTGATCTTCCCAACTTACAAGGATttctctttggaattttcttactCCTCTATTTGGGTATCCTTTTAGGAAATGGTCTTATCATTATAATAACCAAAATAGATCCATCTCTCCAAACACCTATGTATTATTTCcttggaaatttttctttcttagaaatatGTTATGCATCAGTCACTGTTCCCAGAATGCTGACAGACCTCTGGACCCACAATGGGAATATTTCTCTGTGGGCCTGTGCTACACAGCTTTGCCTTTTTCTTATTCTAGGAGTCACAGAATGTTTCCTTCTGGCTGTGATGGCATACGATCGTTATGTGGCCATTTGTAAGCCTCTGTATTATTTTCTCATCATGAAACATCATGTTTGTGTTGGACTTGTGATTGGTTCTTGGATTCTTGGAATCCCAGTTGTGATAGGACAGACATATCAGATTTTCTCTATGCCCTTCTGTGGTTCTAGAAAACTTAATCATATTTTTTGTGATATTTACCCAGTCCTTCAAGTGGCTTGTGGAGACACATCCATGAATGAATTTTCTGTATATGCTGACATTGTACTTTTTGCTTCGATTCCCTTCATATTAATACTGAATTCCTATATTAGAATCATCATTACTATCATGAAGTTACCATCAGCCACAGGAAGATCTAAAGCTTTTTCAACGTGCTCCTCCCACCTCATTGTTGTCAGTCTATTTTTTGTGACTGCAGTCATGGCACATTTACAAATAAAGACCACCCATTCAGCAGCAACTGATAggattctctctcttttgtaTACAACTATGACTCCATTATTTAACCCCATTATATACAGTCTGAGAAACAAGGATGTCATTGTTGCATTAAGAAAATTATTGCCtatataa
- the LOC100917976 gene encoding olfactory receptor 10AG1-like: protein MEIMAEANLSFVEELILLGFSDLPHLQGILFGIFLYIYINILIGNGLIIVITKSDATLQTPMYFFLGNFAFLEICYTSVTIPRMLSDLWTQNTNISLLACAVQLCFFLILAASECLLLTMMAYDRYVAICKPLYYTLIMNHKICVQLVLASWISGVPIMIGQTYQVFSLPFCDSNILDHIFCDLPPLMKLACEDTFWNEVTFYTIIVLFAFIPFLLIFYSYIRIFITIQKLPSIIGRSKAFSTCSSHLMVVTLFYGSGIISYLQSKTSYKKGIEKIISLFYIFITPLFNPLIYSFRNRDVIVAMKKVFSK, encoded by the coding sequence ATGGAAATAATGGCAGAAGCAAATCTCAGCTTTGTGGAAGAACTTATTCTTTTGGGTTTCTCTGACTTACCTCATCTCCAAGGTATTCTCTTTGGTATTTTCttatacatttacataaataTCCTGATAGGAAAtggtctcattattgtaattacaAAATCTGATGCAACACTCCAAACCCCCATGTACTTTTTTCTAGGCAATTTTGCCTTTTTGGAAATCTGCTACACATCAGTCACTATTCCCAGAATGCTTTCAGATCTTTGGACTCAAAACACAAATATTTCTTTGCTGGCTTGTGCAGTTCAACTTTGCTTCTTTCTTATTCTGGCAGCATCTGAGTGTCTTCTCCTAACTATGATGGCATATGACCGATATGTGGCCATTTGTAAGCCATTATATTATACACTTATTATGAATCACAAAATATGTGTCCAACTAGTACTTGCCTCCTGGATCTCTGGGGTTCCCATAATGATTGGCCAGACATATCAagttttctctttacctttttgtGATTCTAATATACTTGATCACATTTTCTGTGACCTGCCACCATTAATGAAGTTAGCCTGTGAAGACACATTTTGGAATGAAGTTACATTCTACACAATAATTGTCTTATTTGCTTTTATTCcctttttgctgatattttactCCTATATCAGGATCTTCATTACCATCCAAAAGCTTCCTTCAATAATAGGAAGATCCAAAGCCTTTTCTACTTGCTCCTCCCACCTTATGGTTGTGACGTTGTTTTACGGATCCggtattatttcatatttacaatCCAAGACCAGttataaaaaaggaatagaaaaaattatttctcttttctatatctTTATAACTCCTTTATTCAATCCCCTGATTTACAGCTTTAGGAACCGGGATGTCATTGTGGcaatgaaaaaagtattttctaaatgA